From the Pseudomonadales bacterium genome, one window contains:
- the flgK gene encoding flagellar hook-associated protein FlgK has translation MAGDLLNISLSGIQANRLNLSVTGQNISNANVEGYSRQEANLSTRPAQRDGSFFVGSGVTIDQVRRVADQFLTRQIMLDSSQKQQTQAMQSGLDALDKMLSSENSGLTTDLNRFFLSFQAVAQSPSSVTAREVLLGDARGLANRFQTLGGDLGQRIKDVNQQLDTLSGQINELSSAIARLNINIAVLSGNGSGTQPNDMLDQRDQLLRKLSELVQINTISQSDGSINVMLDKGSALVVGGQASSVSSGPDPNDNARSLLYLQLGTQRQSLSSGSLGGQLGGLLDYRDQALAPTLTELGRIGGSIALLVNQQHQLGVDLEGRMGGLFFADPNSATLAAQRVQPNLNNPPPKDQVMAVQLLDPAQFKSSDYKLDLIGPANDQYTLTRLSDNVQISSGNFGTLPASISVDGVQIDLTSGTFRAGDHYLITPFRAVPNSMAMAVSRPQSLALAQPVRGSATLTNQGSGALTTVEMTDRGPYDASTLALPLRITFTSGTAYTVTDGNSATVAAGLPYPPSGASGMIPAALGLKVTMSGSPVAGDSFTVQFNSQAVGDNRNALALGALGNRPLLEQGTLALIESDRVMTGRVGTLAARAKVAFDSADASLRQSQAQRDAMSGVNLDEEAAKMIEFQNSYNASARLIQVASELFDTLLNSVGR, from the coding sequence ATGGCGGGTGATCTGCTCAACATCAGTCTTTCGGGGATTCAGGCCAACCGGCTCAACCTGTCGGTCACGGGTCAGAACATCAGCAATGCCAATGTCGAGGGTTACAGCCGGCAGGAGGCCAATCTTTCGACCCGCCCGGCGCAGCGTGATGGTTCCTTTTTCGTTGGCAGCGGGGTGACGATCGACCAGGTCCGTCGTGTTGCCGACCAGTTCCTGACCCGACAGATCATGCTCGACAGCTCGCAGAAGCAGCAGACGCAGGCGATGCAGAGCGGGCTCGATGCGCTCGACAAGATGCTGTCGAGCGAAAATTCCGGGCTGACCACCGACCTGAACCGATTCTTTCTGTCATTCCAGGCGGTGGCCCAGTCGCCATCGTCGGTGACCGCGCGTGAGGTGCTGCTGGGTGATGCGCGTGGGCTGGCGAACCGCTTTCAGACGCTGGGGGGCGACCTTGGCCAGCGCATCAAGGATGTCAATCAGCAACTCGATACCTTGAGCGGCCAGATCAACGAGTTGAGCAGTGCCATTGCCCGGCTCAACATCAACATCGCCGTGCTCTCGGGCAATGGCAGTGGCACACAGCCGAACGACATGCTCGATCAGCGCGACCAACTGCTGCGCAAACTGTCGGAGCTGGTGCAGATCAACACCATCAGCCAGAGCGATGGCTCGATCAACGTCATGCTCGACAAGGGCAGCGCACTGGTGGTGGGCGGACAGGCCAGCAGCGTCAGCAGTGGGCCTGATCCCAACGACAACGCCCGTTCACTGCTCTACCTGCAGCTGGGCACGCAGCGGCAGTCACTCAGCAGCGGCAGTCTGGGCGGGCAACTGGGCGGACTGCTCGACTACCGTGACCAGGCGCTGGCACCGACACTGACCGAACTGGGGCGCATCGGCGGCAGCATTGCGCTGCTGGTCAACCAGCAGCATCAACTGGGTGTCGACCTGGAAGGCCGGATGGGCGGGCTGTTCTTTGCCGACCCCAACAGCGCCACACTGGCCGCCCAGCGGGTGCAGCCGAACCTGAACAACCCGCCACCCAAGGATCAGGTGATGGCGGTGCAACTGCTCGACCCGGCACAGTTCAAGAGCAGCGACTACAAGCTCGACCTGATCGGCCCGGCCAACGACCAGTACACCCTGACCCGGCTGAGCGACAATGTGCAGATCTCCAGCGGCAACTTTGGCACGCTGCCGGCCAGCATCAGTGTCGATGGAGTGCAGATCGATCTGACCTCGGGCACCTTCCGTGCCGGCGACCACTACCTGATCACGCCGTTTCGCGCCGTGCCCAACTCCATGGCCATGGCGGTCTCCAGACCACAAAGCCTGGCCCTGGCGCAACCGGTGCGCGGCAGTGCAACCCTGACCAATCAGGGCAGCGGGGCGCTGACCACGGTGGAGATGACCGACCGTGGTCCCTACGACGCCAGCACCCTGGCGCTGCCGTTGCGTATCACCTTCACCAGCGGTACTGCCTACACGGTGACCGACGGCAACAGCGCCACGGTGGCGGCCGGACTGCCCTATCCCCCCAGCGGCGCCAGCGGCATGATCCCCGCGGCACTGGGACTCAAGGTGACGATGAGCGGCAGCCCGGTTGCTGGCGACAGCTTCACCGTGCAGTTCAACAGTCAGGCAGTGGGTGACAACCGCAATGCACTGGCGCTGGGTGCGCTGGGCAACCGGCCGCTGCTGGAGCAGGGCACCCTGGCACTGATCGAGAGCGACCGGGTGATGACTGGCCGCGTCGGCACCCTCGCAGCCCGTGCCAAGGTGGCGTTCGACTCCGCCGATGCCTCGCTGCGGCAGAGCCAGGCCCAGCGCGACGCGATGTCGGGCGTCAACCTCGATGAGGAGGCCGCCAAGATGATCGAATTCCAGAACAGCTACAACGCCTCGGCCCGGCTGATTCAGGTGGCCAGCGAACTGTTCGACACCCTGCTCAACTCAGTGGGCCGCTGA
- the flgJ gene encoding flagellar assembly peptidoglycan hydrolase FlgJ, whose product MKVDQSPLYNDLASVQQLGRGGDPQDPQRLAAAARQFESMFVQMMTKAMRDANRALIGDSPFSSHESEIYQEMLDNQLSVMNGSGIGLAEVVLRQLQGGETGTPEALASMGYAAPARNPNLDLRAAQLAMRHRDPVPLEAPSAPPFKVPRLGVQSLLWDQDATGFSSSEAFSQQLYPAARQAASILGVDPRLLLSQAALETGWGQRMISGSRGENSFNLFGIKADASWQGPKVWVDTLEYRDGVAVRERAAFRAYGSYEESFADYARFIREQPRYQEALRQAGTARGYIQALQQAGYATDPDYARKVMAIYRGDSIQQAPLAMNQSAAGTTSYQ is encoded by the coding sequence ATGAAAGTCGACCAGAGCCCCCTCTACAACGATCTGGCCTCGGTGCAGCAACTGGGCCGGGGCGGTGATCCGCAGGATCCGCAGCGGCTGGCTGCGGCGGCGCGGCAGTTCGAGTCGATGTTCGTGCAGATGATGACCAAGGCGATGCGCGATGCGAACCGGGCATTGATCGGCGACAGCCCCTTCAGCAGCCACGAGAGCGAAATCTATCAGGAGATGCTCGACAACCAGTTGAGCGTGATGAACGGCAGCGGCATCGGGCTGGCCGAGGTCGTGTTGCGGCAACTGCAAGGCGGCGAGACCGGGACGCCCGAGGCGCTGGCGTCGATGGGCTACGCGGCGCCGGCGCGCAACCCGAATCTCGATCTGCGCGCAGCCCAACTGGCCATGCGCCACCGCGACCCCGTGCCACTGGAAGCCCCATCGGCGCCGCCGTTCAAAGTGCCGCGACTCGGGGTGCAGAGCCTGCTCTGGGATCAGGATGCGACCGGTTTCAGCTCGTCCGAAGCCTTTTCGCAGCAGCTCTATCCGGCGGCACGGCAGGCGGCCTCCATTCTCGGCGTCGATCCGCGGCTGCTGCTGTCGCAGGCGGCGCTCGAAACCGGCTGGGGGCAGCGGATGATCAGCGGCAGCCGGGGCGAGAACAGCTTCAACCTGTTCGGCATCAAGGCCGATGCGAGCTGGCAGGGTCCGAAGGTGTGGGTCGACACGCTGGAGTACCGCGACGGCGTGGCAGTCAGGGAGCGGGCCGCCTTTCGCGCCTATGGCTCCTATGAAGAGAGTTTTGCCGACTACGCCCGCTTCATTCGCGAGCAGCCGCGCTATCAGGAGGCGCTGCGCCAGGCCGGCACCGCGCGCGGTTACATCCAGGCGCTGCAACAGGCCGGTTATGCCACCGACCCGGACTATGCGCGCAAGGTGATGGCGATCTACCGCGGTGACTCGATCCAGCAGGCGCCGCTGGCCATGAACCAGTCCGCCGCTGGCACCACTTCCTATCAGTGA
- the flgL gene encoding flagellar hook-associated protein FlgL produces the protein MRISTMQFYAQARNAILDNQSKLLETHDQLATGKRVTQAGDDVVAFVAIQRLRAEEQSTQRYLDNITAARQRISSEDTTLDQITNSLQRVRELAIQSESGALNTADRAGIASELRALRDQLLGQLNSRDGDGHYLFSGYQANTAPFASDASGAFSFQGDEGIAELTVAPGVTMPLGHDGRWLFVDLLAPRNVTATAAASNTGTVTTAQPIVTDQAQVDGWAGKSLSIDFTSASQFVITEQPANIPVAIQKGVPAGYLPGTPIDYVAGMELEFAGTQIKLSGAPQSGDRLTLTVAAAGRQDLLTSVDALARSITDASLNTAQRSEAIADAIQQMDASRDRISQARAQVGARLNSLDALESNHQQSTLQTKEVLTNLEDLDFTEAISRLSQQTAALQAAQQSYATLSRLSLFNLLS, from the coding sequence ATGCGCATCTCGACCATGCAGTTCTACGCCCAGGCGCGCAACGCCATTCTCGATAACCAGAGCAAGCTGCTGGAGACTCATGACCAGCTGGCGACCGGCAAGCGCGTCACCCAGGCCGGCGACGACGTCGTCGCCTTCGTCGCCATCCAGCGCCTGCGGGCCGAAGAGCAGTCCACCCAGCGCTACCTCGACAACATCACCGCCGCGCGCCAGCGCATCTCTTCAGAAGACACCACGCTCGATCAGATCACCAACAGCCTGCAACGGGTGCGCGAACTGGCGATCCAGAGCGAAAGCGGCGCGCTGAACACGGCCGACCGCGCCGGCATCGCCAGCGAACTGCGGGCACTGCGCGACCAGCTTCTGGGTCAGCTCAACAGCCGCGATGGCGATGGTCACTACCTCTTCTCCGGCTATCAGGCCAACACCGCGCCCTTTGCCAGCGACGCCAGCGGTGCCTTCTCGTTTCAGGGCGACGAGGGCATTGCCGAACTGACGGTCGCTCCGGGTGTCACCATGCCGCTGGGGCATGATGGCCGCTGGCTCTTCGTTGACCTGCTGGCGCCGCGCAACGTCACGGCGACGGCGGCCGCCAGCAATACCGGAACCGTCACCACCGCGCAGCCGATCGTCACCGACCAGGCGCAGGTCGACGGCTGGGCCGGCAAGAGCCTGTCGATCGACTTCACCTCGGCCAGCCAGTTCGTCATCACCGAGCAGCCGGCCAACATTCCAGTGGCGATCCAGAAAGGAGTGCCCGCCGGCTATCTGCCCGGCACCCCGATCGACTACGTCGCCGGCATGGAGCTCGAATTCGCCGGCACCCAGATCAAATTGAGCGGCGCGCCGCAAAGCGGCGACAGGCTCACCCTGACCGTTGCCGCCGCCGGCCGGCAGGATCTGCTCACCAGCGTCGATGCCCTGGCCCGAAGCATCACCGACGCCAGTCTCAACACGGCCCAGCGCAGCGAAGCCATCGCCGATGCGATTCAGCAGATGGATGCATCGCGCGACCGCATCAGTCAGGCCCGCGCCCAGGTCGGTGCCCGGCTCAACAGCCTCGACGCGCTGGAGTCCAACCACCAGCAGAGCACCCTGCAGACCAAGGAGGTGCTCACCAACCTCGAAGACCTCGACTTCACCGAGGCGATCAGCCGCCTCAGCCAGCAGACGGCCGCGCTGCAGGCCGCACAGCAGAGCTATGCCACCCTGAGCCGCCTGTCGCTGTTCAACCTGCTCTCGTGA